The genomic DNA GCGCGCCCGCGCCCAGGGCGAAAAATACGCCCGCACCCTGCCAGCCGCCGAGGGCCGCCCGCCCTTTGTGCTGGTGGTCGATGTGGGCACCGTGATCGAGGTGTATGCCGAGTTCAGCAAAACCGGCGGCACCTACACCCCCTACCCCGACCCGCGCAGCCACCGCCTGGCGCTCACCGATTTGGCAAAACCCGAGGTGCAAGACCGCCTGCGCCGCATCTGGCTGGACCCCGACAGCCTGAACCCCGCCCGCATCAGCGCGCAAGTGACGCGCGACGTGGCCGCGCTGCTGGCCCAACTGGCCAAGTCGCTCGAAGGCAATGGCGGCACTTCCAACGGAACCTCCAACGGAAACTTCAAGCAAAATCAGGGTCTAGCCCAATCACAGCAAGCGCTAGTAGCTCCTGAAACCGTAGCAGCCTACCTCACCCGTTGCCTGTTCAGCATGTTTGCCGAAGACGTGGAGCTGCTGCCCAAAGGCGCCTTTTTGGGCCTGCTGCAAACCCACCGCGACGACCCCGCCACGCTGCAGCAGATGCTGCGCATTTTGTGGGCCGACATGGACCGGGGCGGCTTCAGCGCTGCGCTGGCCAAGCCCGTGCTGCACTTCAACGGCAAGCTCTTCAAAGGCGCAGGCGAAGACGGCTACAGCCTGCTGCTCACGCCCGAGCAGATTGATTTGCTGATTGCCGCCGCAAAGTCCAACTGGCGCGAGGTGGAGCCCGCCATCTTCGGCACCCTGCTCGAACGTGCGCTGGACCCCACCGAGCGCCACGCCCTGGGCGCCCACTACACGCCCCGCGCTTACGTAGAGCGCCTGGTGCTGCCCACGGTGATCGAGCCCCTGCGCGCCGACTGGGCCAACGCCCAGGCCGCCGCCCTGGTGCTGGCCCACGAAGCCGCCGCGCTGCAAGGCAAAGCGATGGAAGCCAAGCTGGCCGAGGCACGCGCCGAGGTCAAAAAATTCCACCACCAGCTGTGCACCACCCGCGTGCTCGACCCCGCATGTGGCAGTGCCAACTTTTTGTACGTGACGCTGGAGCATTTGAAGCGCCTGGAGGGCGAAGTCGTCAACCAGCTGGAGGCCTTGGGCCACACGCAAGACCAGCTCGGTTTTGAAGGCGAAACCGTCACGCTGCAGCAACTGCGCGGCATCGAGCTGAACGAACGCGCCGCCGCCCTGGCCGAACTGGTGCTGTGGATTGGCTACCTGCAGTGGCACATTCGCACCCGCGGCAACGCCGCCGTGGCCGAGCCCGTGGTGCACAACTACGGCAACATCGAATGCCGCGACGCCGTGCTGGCCTGGGACGCGCAAGAAGTGGCCTACGACGCCAACGGCCAACTGCTCAGCCGCTGGGACGGCCGCACCTTCAAAACCCACCCTGTGACGGGTGAACAAGTGCCCGACGAAGCCGCCCAGGTGCCGCAATGGCGCTACGTGGGCGCCCGGCAGGCGCAGTGGCCGCAGGCGGATTTCATTGTGGGGAACCCGCCGTTCATTGGTGCCGCCAGCATGCGCGCCGCCTTGGGCGACGGCTATGTGCAAGCCCTGCGCGGCGCCTGGCCCGAGGTGCCCGAGAGCGCGGATTTTGTGATGTTCTGGTGGCACCACGCCGCCGCGCAAGTGGCGGCGGGCCACACGCGCCGCATGGGGCTCATCACCACCAACAGCCTGCGCCAAACGTTCAACCGGCGCGTGGTGCAGGCGGCGCTGGACAAGGGCTGCCACCTGCTCATGGCGATTCCCGACCACCCATGGGTGGACGGCGCCAATGGCGCAGCGGTGCGGATTGCCATGACGGTGCTGACACCCGGCGCGGGCGAAGGGCAGTTGTTGACAGTAAGGGATGAGCAGCCGGGCGAACACGGCGAAATGGCAGTGACATTGGCTGAAGCCGTAGGCGTCATTCACGCTGACCTCAGCAGTGGCGCGAACGTAGCCGGTGCGCTTGCGTTATGCGCCAACGAAAACCTCAGCAATCGTGGTGTTCAACTTTTTGGCGCGGGCTTCATCGTGACTGCGGAGGAAGCCGAAGCGCTGCACACCGCCGCCCTGATTCGTGACTACCGCAACGGACGCGACTTGACCGGCGAACCGCGCAACGTCATGGTGATCGATGCCTTTGGACTGAGTGCCGAAGAATTGCGCACACAGCACCCCGCCGTCTATCAATGGCTGCTTGAGCGCGTCAAACCCGAGCGGGACCAAAACAATCGCGACAGCCGCCGCAAAAATTGGTGGCTTTTTGGCGAAACGAATCCAAAACTACGCAAGCAGCTCGCTGGCCTACCCCGCTACATCGCAACGGTCGAAACCGCCAAGCACCGCACCTTCCAGTTTCTCGACGCCCACATCCTGCCGGACAACATGCTGGTCGCCTTCGCCGTGGACGATGCGTTGACGCTAGGCGTTCTCTCCAGTCAGTTGCACGCAGAATGGGCCTGGGCCAACGGAAGCACTCTCGGGATGTACATCGGCAACGTCCGCTATAACAAATCCCGCTGCTTCGAAACCTTCCCCTTCCCCGACGAAGACACCGGCCTGACCCCGCAGCTCCGCGAGCGCATCGCCCAGCTCGCCGAGCAGATCGACGCCCACCGCAAGCGCGTGCTGGGGCAGGCGGGGGCTGCGGCGGGCGATTTCGCAAGCGAAGCGCGTATGAGCCCGCCGCAGTCCCCGCCTGCCCCGGCAATACCCGCTGAAACCGCCAACACCGCCAACACCAGAAACACCACAAACACAGCCCTCACCCTCACCGGCCTCTACAACGTGCTGACAGCCTTGCGCGAAGGCCGCGCACTCACCGCCAAAGAAAAAACCATCCACACCCACGGACTGGTGGGCGTGCTGCGCGAGTTGCACGACGAGCTGGACACTGCCGTGCTGGCCGCCTACGGCTTGCCCGCCAACGCCACCACCGACGACATCCTGGCCCACCTGGTGCAACTCAACACCCAGCGCTCGGCAGAAGAAGCCCAGGGCCGCGTGCGCTGGCTGCGGCCCGCTTTCCAAAACCCGCAAAATTCACTGCAAAAACAAGAGCTGCTGCCGCAAGAGGAACAAGCGCCAGAGGCCGATTTGGATAGTGAAAAACCACTATCAAAACCAGAGCAAACCAAGCCCGCCCAGCACCCCTGGCCCGCCACCCTGCCCGAACAGGTGCGCGCTGTGGCCGATGCGCTGGCCGCCAGCCCGATACCGCTCACATTGAGCGCCATCGAAGCCCGCTTCAAAGGCCGTGGCCCCTGGAAGAAAGGCCTGCCCACCCTGCTGCAAACCCTCGAAGCCCTGGGCCGCGCGCAGGCCGTGGCCACCGGGGGCGAAGTGGCGTGGCGGGGGTGATGCGCCGCGTTGCGCCTCTTTGCCCTCGTGTTGCCTCGTATCGCCTTGCTGGCATTGCGACACCAAAGGGCAAATTGCAAAGGGCACACATTAGCCCGATGAGTGGAACAGTGAAGTAAAATTTTGCCCACTACCGACACCATCGTCCTGTGGGTACTATAAGTACAGGCCAGCGGAACAACCCACCGGCCCACTGAACCCCGCCTTTTGACGACTCTCTGCAGTTCCGATGAAAGGCATTGACTGCCAGCCCCGCAAGTTTGCGTAATGGCGGTCTGTTCAGCCTCTTCAGTCCTACCCAGAAGAGTTTCATCATGACCCAACGCGTACTCATCACCGCCGGCGCCGGCGGCATCGGCCTGGCCATTGCCAAGGCCTTCGTGGCCAACGGCGCGCGCGTGCACATTGCCGATGTGAATGCCGAGGCGGTGCAGCAAATTACCCAAAGCAACCCCGGCATTACCGGCAGCGTGGGCGACATCAGCAAGGCCGCCGACCTGACACCCTGTTCAACGATGTGCAGGCCCAGCTGGGCGGGCTGGATGTGCTGGTCAACAACGCGGGCATTGCCGGCGCCACCGCACCCGTGGCCGATTACCCCATGGACACCTGGAATGCCGTGGTGGGCATCAACCTGACGGGCACTTTCATGGTGACGCAGCGGGCCATTCCGTTGCTCAAGGCATCGGGCGCGGGCTCTATCCTGGTGATGTCTTCGCTGGCCGGGCGCTTTGGCTATGCCAACCGGGTGGCGTATTCCACCACCAAGTGGGGCCTGGTGGGCTTTACCAAAACCTTGTCGCTGGAGCTGGGGCCGCTGGGTATTACCGCCAACAGCATTCACCCCGGTGCCGTGGACGGGCCGCGCATTCAATCGGTTTTTGAGGGGCGGGCCAAGGTGTCGGGCCGCACGGTGCAGGAAGAAACCGATCTGGCGCTGGCCAACCAGTCGGTCAAGCAGTTCATCAACCCGGCGGACATTGCCGCGCTGGCGGTGTTTCTGGCAGGCCCCCACGCCCGCACGATTTCGGGCCAGATGTTCCCGATTGATGGGGACTCCAAGGCAGCGAGCTGATCATGGCGGCCAGCCCCAACACCCCGTCCGCCTCGGCGGGCGCTGCAACAGGTGCCGCGGGCGCGGCGGCCACGCCGCCCCGTGGGCTGTGGCAGGGCCGCGCGGCCATTTTGATCGGGCTGGTGCTGCTGGGCATTGGCCTGCGCCATGCGGTCACGGGCCTGTCGCCATTGCTTTCCGACGTGCGCGAAGCGCTGGGCATGGGCACGGCGGGCGCCACGCTGATCGGCATGCTGCCCACGCTGTGCTTTGGCGCGGCGGGGTTTCTGGCCCCGGTCGTCGTGCGCAAGATCGGCGCCGAGCAGACCGCGCTGCTGGCCGTGGCCCTGGCCGCTGCGGGCACGCTGGCGCGCCTCTTCATGGGCAGCGCGCCGGTCTTCATCGCACTGAGCGTGGTGGCCCTGGTGGGCATGGGCATGGGCAACGTGGTGGGCGCTCCGCTGGTCAAAAAGTATTTTCCTGACCGGCAGGCCACCATGGTGACCGTGTTCGCGCTGCTGATGCAGGCGGGCGCCACGCTGCCGGCCATGACGGCCATCCCGGTGGCCAACGCCTTGGGCTGGCAGGCCTCGCTGGCGTCGTGGGGGGTGTTGTCGCTGGTGGCGGTGGTGCCGTGGGCCATTCAGCTATTGAAAATGCGCAGCGCCCAGCCTGAAGCGTTGAAGGCGGGGGCCGCCGCCGCACCCGCCGCACAAAGACTGGGGCTGGCCCAGCTCGTGACCAGCCCGGTGGCGCTGGGCACGGCGCTGTTTTACGCCATGGCGTCGCTCAACATCTACGCCATGCTGGCCTGGCTGCCCACCATCTTGCAGCAGCACCTGGGGCTGGACCGCAATGCCGTGGGCGTGGCGTTCTCGGTTTACACCTTCATGACGCTGCCGATGGCTTTTGTCACGCCGCTGATCGCCAACAAGCTCAAAAACCCCATGCCCCTGGCCGCCTTGCTGGCAGCAGCAGGGCCGCTGGGCTACCTGGGCATGATCTTTGGCGTGGGGCCGGCCTGGCTGATGACGCTGGTGGCGGGCCTGGCGGGCGGTGCGTTTCCGCTGGCCATTGCCATGTTCAACCTGCGCACCCGCACCACCATGGGTTCGGCGTCCATCGCCGGTTTTGCCATGGGCATTGGCTACCTGGCGGGCACGCTGGGGCCGTTGCTGGGCGGCTGGCTGTATGCCGTGTCGGGCAGCTGGACAACGCCGCTGTGGGTGTATGTGGCCACCGTGGTGCCCATGGCCATCGGCGGCATGATGATGGCCCGGCCCGGGCGCTATCTGGAAGACAAGTTCGGCGGGTAAACGCCTGGCTTGAACCGCCGCAAAGCACCCTGCGCACCGCTGTGGCCCCGGCCGCAGGGTGCGCAGTGCACGTTGGGCCCCATCGTCGAACCGCACGTCAAAGGCCCCGGCCCCTGGAAATAAATGCCTGCCCACGCTGCGGCAAACGCTGGAGGACCTGGGCCGCGCGCAGGGCGTGGCCACCGGGGGCGAAGTGGCATGGCGAGGGTAATACAATCGCTCTTGGTTTGATAGCTGCTAGCGCTCATCCACAAAGCGCTTGCGGCTGTTTTTGGTGATATTCGACATGCCAGCGTGCAATGCCGGCCGCCCCGAGCCCGTTAACGGGCTGCACCCAAAGCGCGCACCGGCTTCGACCAGCGCAGCCCGAACGGTTGTCGCTCTACCCGAACGGTGAGATGCGCGGGGCCCAGGGAGCCATAGGCCCTTGATCCATCCGGCGAATATGTAACAACCTCAGCCCTCGTTGTTACGATGCGCCATGGAATCAAAACCCACAACCCCTGCTGATGCAGCCCAGATCCAGGCGGCCCTGACCGACCCAAGGCGCCTGGCTGCGGTGCGTGACACCGGCTTGCTGGACACCCCGCCTGAAGAGGTTTTTGACCGGCTGACCCGCCTGGCGGCCAGGCTCACGGGGGCGCCCGTCACCTTTGTATCGCTGCTGGACGCAGACCGAGATTTCTACAAAAGCGCTTATGGCCTGGGCGAGCCCCTGGCAACCACCCGCCAGCTGAGCGGGCGCTCGTTTTGCCACTATCCCCTGGTGTCGGGGCAGGCGCTGATCCTGGAAGACGTCACGCAACTGCCCGTTTTTCGGGATGTGCCCACGGTGAAGTCGCTGGGAATCAGGGCCTATGCCGGCATTCCGCTGCGCACTGAAAGCGGCGAAGTGCTGGGCAGCTTTTGCGCCGTGGATTTCAAGCCCAAACAGTGGACCGAGCAGGACGTGGAGATCATTGTCGAGCTGGCGCACTCTGCCATGCGCGAAATCAGGCTGCGCATGGCGTTGCAGGACGCCAGCGCGCTCAACCAGCAGTTGCTGGCGCAGATTCAAAAAGTCGATGCGCTGAACCGGGCACTCAGCGAAATGGCCACCACCGACGCGCTGACCGGCGTGGCCAACCGGCGTGCATTCGATCACAGCCTTCAACTGGAGCTGGCCATTGTGGAGCGCAGGGGCACGCCGCTGAGCCTGCTGATGCTGGACGTCGATCACTTCAAACGCATCAACGACACCTACGGCCACGAAACCGGAGACAAAGTGCTGGTGGCCATCGCCCAGTTGCTGGGCGGCTGCGCCAGGGTGATCGACGTGGTGGCGCGGGTTGGCGGCGAAGAGTTCGCGGTGATCCTTCCCAACACCGATGCCGAGGGTGCCCACGAAGTTGCCGAACGCATGCGCATTGCCGTGGCCCGGTCGAACTGGCTGGGGCAGCCCACCACGGTCAGCATTGGCGCCGCCACGCTGCACGACAAGGAAGATGCCGCCAGCCTGTATGCCCGGGCCGATGCTGCGCTGTACGCCGCAAAAACATCAGGGCGCGACCGCGTGGTGATGGCTTAGGGGCGCCTGCGCTGGGGCGGCAAACAGCAACTCAATATCGTTTGCACATCAGCACAACAATCACCACGGCCTCGTGTCCGGATGAACCATGCAAAACGCCATTCAACCTCTTATCCACATGCTGCTGTCCACCCTGTCGTGGGTAATTCCGCTCATGGTGGTGGTAGCCATCCTGCAGAGCCCGTGGGGCAAGGGCCATATCGGGGAATGGTTTGTTCGCTTCATGCTGCGCTGGCAGCTGGACAAGGCAGTGTACTTTCCGCTGCACAACGTCACCCTCACCACGCCCGACGGCAGCACGCAGATCGACCATGTGATCGTGTCGCGCTTTGGCATCTTTGCCATCGAAACCAAAAACCTGCAGGGCTGGATTTTCGGCAGCGAGCGACAAGCCGAGTGGACGCAAAAAATCTTCAAGCGCAGCTTCAGGTTTCAAAACCCGCTGCGCCAGAACTACAAGCACACCAAGGCGCTGGAGGCCACGCTGCAGGTCCCGCCAGAGGCTGTTCACTCGGTCATCGTGTTTGTGGGCGGCAGCACGTTCAAAACCGCGATGCCCGCGAACGTGACCTATGGCGGCGGGTGCGTGAATTTCATTCTCTCGTTCACGCAGCCCATTTTTGACACCCGGCAGGTGCAGCGCCTGGTGCAGCAATTGCAAAGCGGCAGGCTGGCGCCCACTCGGGCCACGCACACCGCGCATGTGCAGCAGCTCAAAGAGCGCCACACCCCCGATGCCGAGCGCAAGTGCCCCCAGTGCGGCAGCGCCATGGCGCTGCGCACCGCAAAGTCGGGCGCGCAGGCGGGCAAGCAGTTTTGGGGGTGCTCTACGTTTCCCAAGTGCCGAGCGATGCAGAAGCTTTGAGCAAAGCAATTGCTCTATTTTCTGTAGCATCTAGTGCTTACCCGGAAAGGGCTTACGCCTTGTTTCACCCCTAACCTGGCGCCCTTCCCCGTATCACCCCACCGGCGCCCCGAACAGCGCCCCCACGCCTGCCGTGATGGCCATGGCCAGCGCGCCCCAGAAGGTGACACGCCAGGCGCCCACCAGCACGCCCGCGCCGCCCGTGCGCGCGGCCACGCCGCCCAGCAGGGCCAGAAACACCAGCGCGGTGCCGGCCACCCAATACAGCAGGCTGCTGGCGGGCGCCACGGCGGCCACCACCAGCGGCAAGGCGGCGCCGGCGGCAAAGGCGGCGGCCGAGGTGAGCGCGGCCTGCACGGGGCGCGCCGTCATGGCGCTGGAGATTTCGAGCTCGTCGCGCGCATGGGCGCCCAGCGCGTCGTGTTCCATCAGCTCCCTGGCCACCTGCTGCGCCAGCGCGGCGTCCAGCCCCCGGCGCTCGTAGATGGCGGCCAGCTCGCGCGCCTCGGCGGCAGGGTCGGCGGCCAGCTCGCGGCGCTCGCGGTCGAGGTCGGCTTTTTCGGTGTCAGCCTGCGAGTGCACCGACACATATTCGCCCGCCGCCATCGACATGGCCCCGGCCACCAGCCCGGCCACCGCCGTCATCAAGATGGTGGACTGGCTGGCCTGCGCCGCCGCCACGCCCACTACCAGGCTGGCGGTGGACACAATGCCGTCGTTGGCCCCCAGCACGGCGGCGCGCAGCCAGCCAATGCGGTCGGTGCGGTGGCGTTCAGGGTGCAGACGGCGTGTGGCGGAGCTCATGGGGTTGTCTTTCTTTGTGCATGTGGTGAAGCTGTCAGGGTATGGGGCAAGGGGGTGAGGCGTCAACCAAGCGTTGCATGGGCCATGCCCTATTCCCCTGTCGCCACCAGCGCCATTGCGAAGCATTGCCTTTGCAATGGCACAGGCGCACCATCGTCGCTTTCATGGCCCCCAGCCACGAGCCGAGCTGACTGGTGTGGCCACCTGCCACGGCTCGGCATGGTGGAGGCTCTCATGATCCGCATGGTGTTGGGACTGGGTCTTGCGTTGCTGGGGCCCTGCGCAGGGGCGCAGGACGCGGTAGTGACCGATGGCGATAAATACAAGGTGGTGCTGGAAAACCCCTGCGTGCGCGTGCTCGACTACCGCGACCAGCCGGGCGAGAAGACGCACCAGCATCACCACCCCGGCTTTGTGCTGTATGCACTGAGCGCATTCGAGCGCACGCTGACGCTGCCCGATGGCAAGGTGCTCAAGCGCAGCTTCAAGGCGGGCGATGTGATGTGGTCGGACCCGCAGACGCATATTGGCGAGAACATCGGCGCCACGCCCACGCATGTGCTGATCGTGGAGCTGAAAGGTGCGCCGACTGCCGACACGGGCGCGTGTGCCGGGCGGTGATCGACGGCGTGGTTTGCTTTTATTTTTATAGCTACTTACGATTTATGCGCAAGCGCTGCATGCACTTTTGGCTCAATTCACCGGCTGCTGCACCCTGTGCGGCACTCATGGCGCGGGCGCGCGGGTTACCCGCCACACCGCGTTGCCCACATCGTCGGCCACCAGCAGCGCGCCGCGCTGGTCTACCGCCACGCCCACGGGGCGGCCCCAGGCCTTGCCGTCGGG from Acidovorax sp. T1 includes the following:
- a CDS encoding class I SAM-dependent DNA methyltransferase, which gives rise to MTSTAPATAAIDTAATQAFIQRWQHNTASELATAQSFVMDLCALLGVDKPHPTPEQTYMFERPVTFDNADGSTRPGRIDCYRRGHFVLEAKKLKAGSHTKGFDDGLLRARAQGEKYARTLPAAEGRPPFVLVVDVGTVIEVYAEFSKTGGTYTPYPDPRSHRLALTDLAKPEVQDRLRRIWLDPDSLNPARISAQVTRDVAALLAQLAKSLEGNGGTSNGTSNGNFKQNQGLAQSQQALVAPETVAAYLTRCLFSMFAEDVELLPKGAFLGLLQTHRDDPATLQQMLRILWADMDRGGFSAALAKPVLHFNGKLFKGAGEDGYSLLLTPEQIDLLIAAAKSNWREVEPAIFGTLLERALDPTERHALGAHYTPRAYVERLVLPTVIEPLRADWANAQAAALVLAHEAAALQGKAMEAKLAEARAEVKKFHHQLCTTRVLDPACGSANFLYVTLEHLKRLEGEVVNQLEALGHTQDQLGFEGETVTLQQLRGIELNERAAALAELVLWIGYLQWHIRTRGNAAVAEPVVHNYGNIECRDAVLAWDAQEVAYDANGQLLSRWDGRTFKTHPVTGEQVPDEAAQVPQWRYVGARQAQWPQADFIVGNPPFIGAASMRAALGDGYVQALRGAWPEVPESADFVMFWWHHAAAQVAAGHTRRMGLITTNSLRQTFNRRVVQAALDKGCHLLMAIPDHPWVDGANGAAVRIAMTVLTPGAGEGQLLTVRDEQPGEHGEMAVTLAEAVGVIHADLSSGANVAGALALCANENLSNRGVQLFGAGFIVTAEEAEALHTAALIRDYRNGRDLTGEPRNVMVIDAFGLSAEELRTQHPAVYQWLLERVKPERDQNNRDSRRKNWWLFGETNPKLRKQLAGLPRYIATVETAKHRTFQFLDAHILPDNMLVAFAVDDALTLGVLSSQLHAEWAWANGSTLGMYIGNVRYNKSRCFETFPFPDEDTGLTPQLRERIAQLAEQIDAHRKRVLGQAGAAAGDFASEARMSPPQSPPAPAIPAETANTANTRNTTNTALTLTGLYNVLTALREGRALTAKEKTIHTHGLVGVLRELHDELDTAVLAAYGLPANATTDDILAHLVQLNTQRSAEEAQGRVRWLRPAFQNPQNSLQKQELLPQEEQAPEADLDSEKPLSKPEQTKPAQHPWPATLPEQVRAVADALAASPIPLTLSAIEARFKGRGPWKKGLPTLLQTLEALGRAQAVATGGEVAWRG
- a CDS encoding MFS transporter yields the protein MAASPNTPSASAGAATGAAGAAATPPRGLWQGRAAILIGLVLLGIGLRHAVTGLSPLLSDVREALGMGTAGATLIGMLPTLCFGAAGFLAPVVVRKIGAEQTALLAVALAAAGTLARLFMGSAPVFIALSVVALVGMGMGNVVGAPLVKKYFPDRQATMVTVFALLMQAGATLPAMTAIPVANALGWQASLASWGVLSLVAVVPWAIQLLKMRSAQPEALKAGAAAAPAAQRLGLAQLVTSPVALGTALFYAMASLNIYAMLAWLPTILQQHLGLDRNAVGVAFSVYTFMTLPMAFVTPLIANKLKNPMPLAALLAAAGPLGYLGMIFGVGPAWLMTLVAGLAGGAFPLAIAMFNLRTRTTMGSASIAGFAMGIGYLAGTLGPLLGGWLYAVSGSWTTPLWVYVATVVPMAIGGMMMARPGRYLEDKFGG
- a CDS encoding sensor domain-containing diguanylate cyclase yields the protein MESKPTTPADAAQIQAALTDPRRLAAVRDTGLLDTPPEEVFDRLTRLAARLTGAPVTFVSLLDADRDFYKSAYGLGEPLATTRQLSGRSFCHYPLVSGQALILEDVTQLPVFRDVPTVKSLGIRAYAGIPLRTESGEVLGSFCAVDFKPKQWTEQDVEIIVELAHSAMREIRLRMALQDASALNQQLLAQIQKVDALNRALSEMATTDALTGVANRRAFDHSLQLELAIVERRGTPLSLLMLDVDHFKRINDTYGHETGDKVLVAIAQLLGGCARVIDVVARVGGEEFAVILPNTDAEGAHEVAERMRIAVARSNWLGQPTTVSIGAATLHDKEDAASLYARADAALYAAKTSGRDRVVMA
- a CDS encoding nuclease-related domain-containing protein, whose translation is MQNAIQPLIHMLLSTLSWVIPLMVVVAILQSPWGKGHIGEWFVRFMLRWQLDKAVYFPLHNVTLTTPDGSTQIDHVIVSRFGIFAIETKNLQGWIFGSERQAEWTQKIFKRSFRFQNPLRQNYKHTKALEATLQVPPEAVHSVIVFVGGSTFKTAMPANVTYGGGCVNFILSFTQPIFDTRQVQRLVQQLQSGRLAPTRATHTAHVQQLKERHTPDAERKCPQCGSAMALRTAKSGAQAGKQFWGCSTFPKCRAMQKL
- a CDS encoding VIT1/CCC1 transporter family protein; the encoded protein is MSSATRRLHPERHRTDRIGWLRAAVLGANDGIVSTASLVVGVAAAQASQSTILMTAVAGLVAGAMSMAAGEYVSVHSQADTEKADLDRERRELAADPAAEARELAAIYERRGLDAALAQQVARELMEHDALGAHARDELEISSAMTARPVQAALTSAAAFAAGAALPLVVAAVAPASSLLYWVAGTALVFLALLGGVAARTGGAGVLVGAWRVTFWGALAMAITAGVGALFGAPVG